The window GCATACATATATAATGCTTGAAAATAACCATAGAGTATATCACGCAAGGGAAAATTTTAGAAATAAAGTAGATAAAACTCTTGACGATTTTCGTGACAAAAAAGTCTTATCATTTGAAAAGAATGATATTAAAGAAATACATGCGTCAATAAAAGAATCTAAAATCAGTATTATAAAAAAAGAAATTATTCCTGAAAGTGATAATAAAGATGATTTGAATAAAGATGCTTCTAAAACCGAAATACAATGGGAAGATACTGACGGCAATAAAATCGACGAATCAAAAATAAATAGCATTATATCTAATATTTCGAATCTTAATTGTTCAAAATATTTGGACGAAGCTGAAAAAGATAATTTAAAAGATCCTATTTATGTAATTACCGCTAAAGGCTCTAAAGACTATACACTTTCAATATTTGATAAAAAAGAAGGCTCCGATGATTACCCGTGTTTGTCTTCTGAAAATGCTTATCCTTTTATGTTGAATAATAGCACTGTAGATGGAATTAAAGGCGCTATTGAAGAAATTATAAAAAAAGAAGAAAAGAAAGAATCCGTAGAGCAAGGAACAGAAACAGTGGAAGAAGAATTTGAAGTCGATAATTAAATATATTTTATTGATATGTTAGTCCAAAGTAGGGGCATATTGTGTAATACGCCCCTACTTACTTTAATTTCTCAGCATTATGAAGGTGCCTTAAAAAAGGTGTAACTTCTGGCGATAGGCATCAATAACTATTTTTGGATCGTCAGTTATGATAATATAGTCTTTAATCCAAGCAGGAGCTCTTCCGCTTTTTACCATTTCATCAATTTGTTTTTCCATTCCGCTCCAGAATCTGCCGTTATATTCTGTATCAAATAAAATAACGGGCACTCTTTCAAGAATAGATAATTTCATATTACAAAGAGCTATTCCAAGTTCTTCAAGAGTTCCAAGTCCTCCGACATTAAAAATCGGAAATGATGCAACTTCAAACCATTTTTGTCTGCTGTGTCTGCATGAAGATTGAAAAACTTGGCAAAAATCAACCTGCGTTGTAAGGCTTTGGTCAGTTATTTCAAGGAAATTAGCTCCAGAAAGAATTCCTCTTTCCCGTGCTAAAGTATTTACAAGCTCCATAACGCCGCTTCCTCCGCCTGTAACAATTCCTATATTTCTTCCCCAAAAATTAATCAACTCATCCATAAGTTTTCCAAGATTTTTTGAACCTTCAGATGATAGCTCTTTATTTGAACCATAAAAAGCAAAAAGCATGGATTTATGGAAATCAGCTAATCTTTCTGGAACAACAAAATATCCTTTACCGTCACGCATAGTATGAAGCATAATAAGATTATTTAAATTTGAGATCCAGTAAACATCTACTCCATAAGCATGATATTCTTGAAGCCGGTGATGGTCGAGCTGAGAAAGGAATTGGCCATGCTCCCTTGAAGGTTCAAAAAAATAAATAGAATTAACTAATCCTTCATAAACGAGATTTATAATTTCTCTGTGTTCAAGAATATTTGGAAAGTATTTTAAAATAAGAGAAGCAGGCGGTTTATTTATACCTTTTTTTACTGTAAATACAGCGTATGCTTTTTGACAGATATTTTTAACAGAAAAACCGCTATCATCAACATAACACCCATTATCAACATGACTACACTGTTCATCAGCATCGGCAAAGAAAAATTTTAGTTTTTCTTTGCTATTTTCCTCGTCTTGAATAATAGCCGCAGGTTTATTGAAAAATTGACACGATGCATTTTGGTTTTCATTAAGTTTGGTTTCTATGGATTTCATATCATTATAGGTATAAGACGGAAAGCCCTTATATGTTTTTTTATCACTGTCTTTTGGCTTAGATGCATAATAAATTTTAGCGGAAATAAGAGGATTCACAATTGGATGAACATTGCCATTTACAATTTCAAGATAAATTTTTATGCCCCTTGTTTTAATTGGGTCAAGGATTGTAGCGGGAAGATGTCTTCCAAGTTCAAGGGTATTAGTATTATTATCGCTTTGTAAAACAACATAATGTTCATTCAAATACATTGAGCAGGTAGTAATAATGCCCTCATTTGGAGGAATAATTACGGATGGAACTTTTTCTCTAACTTGGTAAAGGTTTAATATTTCCCTGCCGTCTTCACGTAATAAAATTTTGCCTAATGTATCTTTATTAAGAGGCTCTTTAAGCCTGCATATAGCTTTATGGGGAGAAATAAGTATGCTTCCATCACTTGAAATAGAAGTTGATACAGGAAGTTTAATTTCAGCTTTTTCAATTGCAGATAAAACCTGCTCTGATGTAAGCAGAGTTTCAGGGTCGCAAAATACAAGCCTTCCAACAGGAAATCCAGGAGAAAAAAAGTCTTTTAACACTGAAAATGCAGGATATCCTGGAATGACTGTTGACGCGGTAAGGGTTAAGACTATATTTTTATTATCAAGATTATTTGAACTAAAAGGCTCAGAAGTGATTTGAACTCCGAGTCTTGCTATTCTTGATCGTTCACTGAATATAAAGTCTTGAGGCTGGATTTTAAGCCTTTCAATCTGTAAATCTGATAATCCGAATGAAGCGAGAAAGATAATTCTATTTTCATCTGATTGTATAATTTTTTTAATAACACCGTCTTTTGATTGAAGAAGTCCTCTAAATTGACTATCTGTTTCATAATTTATTGACATAAAAATTCCTTTTATAAATTTTTTAATTCACAATTTTAATTGAGTTTTGTCTTAGCAAATGGTCAGCGATAGTTATACACATCATTGATTCACAAACAACATTAATTCTTGGAATTGCGGAAACATCATGTCTTCCTTTTATGGAGATTGTTTGTGGCTTTGAATTTTTATCAATTGTTTGCTGTTCCTTTGATATGGAAGGAATGGGCTTAACAGCAACTCGTACAATAATATCGTCTCCATTAGATATTCCGGCAAGAATACCACCAGCATTATTTGTTACAAAACCGTCTGGAGTTATAGAATCATTATTTTCTGATCCGAGCATTCTTGCTGCAGAAAATCCAGAACCAATCTCAATACCTTTTGCTGCTCCGATACTCATTAGCGCTTTTGCAATATCTGCATCGAGCTTGTCAAATACAGGTTCCCCAAGCCCTCTTGGAACTCCTTTAGCAACTATTTCGACAATACCTCCAATTGAATCCCCAGCTTTTCTAACATCTAATGCTCGGACTTCCATTAATTTCGCAGCTTCAACATCAGGGCAAAAAAACATATTATCATTAATAACTTTAAAATCACGTTTCTCAGCTTTTATTCCTCCAAGCTCAATCGTATATGCAATTACTGATATACCATATATTTGCAATAAGGCTTTAGCTACTGAGCCTCCGGCTACACGAGCTACTGTTTCCCTTGCTGAAGCTCTTCCACCGCCTCTATAATCCCTGATGCCATATTTAGCCCAATATGTAATATCTCCATGTCCCGGTCTAAATATATCTGCATAAGGATTATAGGAGGAAGAATCAGCATCTTTATTATTTACCATGATCATGATAGGAGTTCCAGTTGTTTTTCCCTCAAAAATTCCTGATAGAATCATAGCTTTGTCGGGTTCTTTACGACTTGTGCTTGTAATTGATCCTCCTGGTTTTCTTCTATCAAGCATTTCTTGTATTATTTCTTCAGATAAAGGAATGTTTGGAGGACATCCATCAATGACAACTCCTACTCCTTTACCATGGGATTCTCCCCATGTAGTTATTTTAAATAACTCCCCAAATGTATTTCCAGCCATAATATCCTCTCCTAAAAATATAGTGAATAACTAATAGTGAATAGTGAATAACTACTTATTCATCTTAAAAATTATGTTGATTTTTTTTATCAAATGCAACAAAATTTGTCCACAAAACAAATATTCACTATTAGTTATTCACTATTAGTTATTATAAGGGGGCGTATGTATCAAATTTATATTGAAGAATTTTTTCCTTATCCTGTCAGGGACACTTTTGAAGCTACTACCAAAGAGTTTGATCCTTTGCAAAAATATATACCTAATCTTACTTTGCTCAAAACTGTTGAAACAAAAATGCTTGATGAAGGCAGAAAATGGTGGAATCTTCGTTTTCATGGAGATAGCGCTATTCCAGCGGTAGCGCGGCCAATTATTAAACCAAGTATGCTTAGGTGGACTCAACACATGGTTTGTGACCATAATGAAATGACAATTGAATGGAAAATTATTACGGATTACTTCACTGAACATATTGAATGCTCAGGCATGACCTACTATCATACGGAAAAAGACGGAACAAAAATAGAAATTGACGGAAATTTTTCTATTACTTTAGAAAAAATTCCTGGCATTCCAAGTATTATCGTAAGAAAGGCCGTAGCAATTGTTGAACCCTTCATAGGAAGACTTATAACTCCTAATATGAAGGAATTTTATAGCGCCATAAAAAAGCGTATAAAAGAAGAAAAATTAGTTTAATGCTTAAAAAACAGTTGACATTAGCCGCTTTCATGTTTATAAGGAAAACCTTAAATTTAAGGCTGAAGCCTTAAGCTAATAAACACAAATTAAATTAAAAATTTATTAAAGTTAAAGATAAAAAAAGCCACGAAGGACTAATAAACATCATGAAGATGTTCTATTTCTTCGTGGTTTTTTTATTTTAGGAGGTAAAGATTATGTTTAGAAAATTATTTACAATTTTTTTTATTA of the Desulfobacterales bacterium genome contains:
- a CDS encoding LOG family protein; amino-acid sequence: MSINYETDSQFRGLLQSKDGVIKKIIQSDENRIIFLASFGLSDLQIERLKIQPQDFIFSERSRIARLGVQITSEPFSSNNLDNKNIVLTLTASTVIPGYPAFSVLKDFFSPGFPVGRLVFCDPETLLTSEQVLSAIEKAEIKLPVSTSISSDGSILISPHKAICRLKEPLNKDTLGKILLREDGREILNLYQVREKVPSVIIPPNEGIITTCSMYLNEHYVVLQSDNNTNTLELGRHLPATILDPIKTRGIKIYLEIVNGNVHPIVNPLISAKIYYASKPKDSDKKTYKGFPSYTYNDMKSIETKLNENQNASCQFFNKPAAIIQDEENSKEKLKFFFADADEQCSHVDNGCYVDDSGFSVKNICQKAYAVFTVKKGINKPPASLILKYFPNILEHREIINLVYEGLVNSIYFFEPSREHGQFLSQLDHHRLQEYHAYGVDVYWISNLNNLIMLHTMRDGKGYFVVPERLADFHKSMLFAFYGSNKELSSEGSKNLGKLMDELINFWGRNIGIVTGGGSGVMELVNTLARERGILSGANFLEITDQSLTTQVDFCQVFQSSCRHSRQKWFEVASFPIFNVGGLGTLEELGIALCNMKLSILERVPVILFDTEYNGRFWSGMEKQIDEMVKSGRAPAWIKDYIIITDDPKIVIDAYRQKLHLF
- the aroC gene encoding chorismate synthase, which codes for MAGNTFGELFKITTWGESHGKGVGVVIDGCPPNIPLSEEIIQEMLDRRKPGGSITSTSRKEPDKAMILSGIFEGKTTGTPIMIMVNNKDADSSSYNPYADIFRPGHGDITYWAKYGIRDYRGGGRASARETVARVAGGSVAKALLQIYGISVIAYTIELGGIKAEKRDFKVINDNMFFCPDVEAAKLMEVRALDVRKAGDSIGGIVEIVAKGVPRGLGEPVFDKLDADIAKALMSIGAAKGIEIGSGFSAARMLGSENNDSITPDGFVTNNAGGILAGISNGDDIIVRVAVKPIPSISKEQQTIDKNSKPQTISIKGRHDVSAIPRINVVCESMMCITIADHLLRQNSIKIVN
- a CDS encoding DUF4340 domain-containing protein, encoding MKIKEYIILAVVIIALGLYITFRKTDKTYYDLPQVPEVNEAEITKIEICKKNSCIEFTAKDNSWYIGPKKYLADAAAVKNILGILGNVVLTDLVSESKSYERYDLTEDNRIQIKAWKGTTLVRNFTVGKAASTFRHTYIMLENNHRVYHARENFRNKVDKTLDDFRDKKVLSFEKNDIKEIHASIKESKISIIKKEIIPESDNKDDLNKDASKTEIQWEDTDGNKIDESKINSIISNISNLNCSKYLDEAEKDNLKDPIYVITAKGSKDYTLSIFDKKEGSDDYPCLSSENAYPFMLNNSTVDGIKGAIEEIIKKEEKKESVEQGTETVEEEFEVDN